From a region of the Helianthus annuus cultivar XRQ/B chromosome 5, HanXRQr2.0-SUNRISE, whole genome shotgun sequence genome:
- the LOC110941052 gene encoding hippocampus abundant transcript-like protein 1, whose translation MARWWEGALELKPLLHLLFPLCFHWIAEEMTVSVLVDVTTEALCPGQNTCSEAIYLNGLQQTIVGIFKMIMLPILGQLSDEYGRKPLLLVTVSTTIIPFTLLAISESKAFVYAYYVLRTVSYIISQGSIFCIAVAYVADIVDHRKRAAVFSWITGLFSASHVVGNLLARFLPEEYIFEVSIALLIFCPVYMAFFLVETVKSTPKLDQHSSYLNKALTVVQERYKTMKYAVIIVLNTPTLRSISVISFFYELGMSGISTVLLYYLKAAFGFDKNQLSEIQSIVGIGSIVSQLVVLPLANPLVGEKIILCAGLLASIAYALFYGFAWASWVPYLSASFGVIYILVKPATYAVISKGSRSTDQGKAQTFIAGVQSIASLLSPLAMTPLTTWFLSTDAPFDCKGFSIICASLCMVISLCFACSLKLESPPDDEDNLEAPLVS comes from the exons ATGGCGAGATGGTGGGAGGGTGCTCTGGAGctcaaaccactgctccaccTCTTGTTTCCACTCTGTTTTCACTGGATTGCCGAAGAAATGACCGTTTCTGTGCTTGTTGACGTCACCACTGAAGCTCTATGCCCCGGTCAAAACACCTGTTCTGAAGCTATTTATCTCAATGGCCTTCAACAGACT ATTGTAGGAATATTCAAGATGATCATGCTTCCAATTCTAGGCCAGCTTTCAGATGAGTACGGACGTAAACCACTTCTTCTTGTAACGGTTTCCACAACCATAATTCCCTTTa cCCTGCTGGCCATCAGTGAGTCAAAAGCATTTGTGTATGCTTATTATGTTCTTCGAACGGTTTCATATATTATTAGTCAAGGAAGTATTTTCTGCATTGCCGTTGCTTATGTG GCAGATATTGTTGATCATAGAAAACGTGCAGCTGTTTTTAGTTGGATAACAGGCCTATTTTCCGCATCACATGTCGTCGGAAATCTCCTAGCACGTTTTCTTCCTGAAGAGTACATTTTTGAA GTTTCAATAGCTTTGTTGATCTTCTGTCCAGTTTATATGGCGTTCTTTCTCGTTGAAACGGTTAAATCAACTCCAAAGCTGGATCAACATTCATCTTATTTGAATAAAGCACTCACGGTTGTACAAGAACGTTATAAAACAATGAAATATGCTGTAATTATCGTGTTAAACAC TCCGACTTTGAGGAGCATTTCGGTTATTTCTTTCTTTTATGAATTGGGAATGTCGGGAATCAGCACTGTGTTACTG TATTACCTGAAAGCAGCATTCGGATTTGACAAAAATCAACTTTCAGAAATCCAAAGCATAGTTGGTATAGGTTCAATCGTTTCTCAG TTGGTGGTGCTTCCTCTTGCTAATCCGTTAGTTGGCGAGAAAATAATATTATGTGCAGGCTTATTAGCATCAATAGCTTAT GCATTGTTTTATGGCTTTGCATGGGCTTCTTGG GTACCTTATCTTAGTGCATCATTTGGGGTCATCTATATCCTAGTTAAACCGGCG ACTTATGCAGTTATATCAAAAGGATCAAGATCAACTGATCAG GGAAAAGCACAGACTTTTATTGCTGGTGTGCAATCAATTGCAAGCTTGTTATCACCATTAGCAATGACTCCTTTGACTA CATGGTTCTTGTCCACTGATGCGCCTTTTGACTGCAAAGGCTTTAGTATCATTTGTGCCTCTTTATGCATG GTGATTTCGTTGTGTTTTGCATGCTCATTGAAACTGGAATCGCCGCCAGATGATGAAGATAATTTGGAAGCACCGCTAGTATCTTAA